The nucleotide sequence ATATTTGAATTCTAAAAAATTATTTACTTAGTAAAAAGAGGAGGGCAAAATATGAATGTAAAAAAATGGGTTTTACAACACTTTCCAACAGTAAAAAAAGACGAAGAAATAGGAAATGCTTTAAGAAAAATGAGAGAATTTTCCTGTGATTATTGTATAGTATTAGATGAAAATGACAAGTTCGAGGGTGTTGTTTACAAATCGAGTATCAGAGATTCAGAACTCGACGAAAAAATCGATATGTATGTAACTTTTCCAGATTTTTATGTAGTCGAAGATTCAAATGTCGAAGAAGCAGCACTAATGTTAATAGAAAACAAAGATCAAGTTCTTCCAGTTGTAAACAATAACGCAGAAGTTATTGGAGTTTTAACTGTCCAAGAGGTACTTGAAGCATTTATTGAACTTTCAGCAATGGATGAACAAGGAACCAGAATAATTTTAGAACTTGAAGATAAACCTGGTGAACTAAAAAGAGTAATAGATGTTCTTGCAAATAATAAAATGAACATTTTATCAATTCTTACTCTCAAAGACGACAACAAAAGACAGGTTTCTATAAAAATTCAATGTGAAGATCCTGAATCAGTAGCAAATTTACTTGAAATATATAATATCAAATACATATCTATCATTGAAGAAGAAGGTTTTTAATGGAATTAGTATTTAAATTCCAAGAATTTGAAGGTCCATTAGATTTAATAATATATTTAGTAAAAAAGAAGAAACTAAGTATTAGGGATATTCCTCTTTCTCAGCTTGCTGATGAGTTTTATGAGTATTTACAACAAATGAAGAATTTAAATCTTAATATAACTTCTGAATTTATAGTCACTGCTTCTTATTTAATGGAGTTAAAATCAAAAAGTCTTCTACCAAGAAGCAGTGAGGATGAGTCTTTTAAAATATCCAAAGAAAAATTTTATTCACAAGTTGAGCAATATGCAGCCTTAAAAGATTTAGTCGAAAAAGTTAAAAATAGCGAAAATTTAAATATTGAAAAAATGCCAGTTTCTGTAAAAACTGTTTTTCCGAAAATTAACGAAAAAAAGTTAAAAGATATAATAAAAAATGCTATAAAAGAAGTTGAATTAAAGCAAAAAGTATATAAAATCAAAAAAGAAGAAATCACAATCGAAACTATAATGAGTAAGGTTCTAAATTCTAATATCAACAAAAACTTATATGAAATTCTTAAAAACTTAAATAGCAAGTATGAAATTATAATGTACTTTCTTGCAATACTAGAACTAATTAAACTTAAAAAAATAACTTTAGATGAAGAATTTTACATTAGGAGTGTTTAGTCTATGGAAAAAGAAAAAATTGCACTAATCGAAGCAATTATATTTGCATCAAAAGGAATATCTATTCAAAAACTCAGCGAACTAACAAATATTGATCAGGATGAAATAAATAAGATTATAAAACATCTCTATTCAAAATATAACAATAATTCTGAATCTGGAATTGAATTAAAAAACATAGATGGATATTTAAAATTTTACACGAAAAAGCAGTATTCTTCATATATTGAAAAAGTTGTAAAAAGACGTTCTTTAAGCACTCTTACAAATCAACAACTTGAAATTGTAATACTTCTTGCAACAAAGAAAGAAGCAACAAAAAAGGAAATAGATGGAATCCGTGGGAAAGATTCTACAAACATTTTAAAACAGCTACTTTATAGCGGCGTAATTAAAAGAAAAAAAAGTGGAAGATCTTATATATACGGTTTAACTGAAACTTTTAAAGAAGAAACACTAATAGAAGAACTCATCGAAGAACTGGGAGGTGCTCAACTTGACACTTTTAGAAGCAAAAACTCTAGCCCGCAAAATAATGGAAAGCGGTGAAATACCACTTTTAGTTGGCCATTTTGGTGTAGGTAAAACCGATATAATTAGAGAAATCGCTCGTGAGAAAAACAGAGAATTAATTATTTTAGTTCTTTCACAAATGGAACCTGGAGATTTAATAGGACTACCCTCAAGGCAAGATGATAAAACAGTTTTTCTTGAACCTGATTGGTGGCCTAAAAATAATCAAACAATACTTTTCTTAGATGAAATCAATAGATCTCATAGAAGCATTAGGAACGCTATTATGCAGCTCTTGGTTGACAAAAGAATTCATAATCACATATTGCCAGAAGGCACTTGGATTGTAGCTTCTATGAATCCTCCTGATGAAGAATATGACCAGGTAGATTTAATAACTGATCCTGCATTTTTGTCAAGATTCTTTATCCTTGAAATTACACCTGACCTTGAAGAATGGTTAAATTGGGCACAAAAAAACGATATTCCAAATGAAATAATAAAATTCATTGAAAAAAATCCTGAATTTTTATATTCTCCAAATCATATATCACTAAAGACAACCATAAAACCAAGCCCAAGAAGCTGGCATAAGCTTGGAAATGTATTCAAAAAACTTTCCGATGAGGAGAAAAAAATTTTTGGATATCAACTTGCCTCTGGAATACTCGGGCCAGAAGCAGCAAAAATATTTACGGAAAACCTCTTCTTAAATATTCCTACCGCAAATCAATTGCTATTAGAAGGAGTTATTCCAGACAAATTAGAACTACATGAAGCTAATTCAATAATTCTAAGAATAATTGACTTTTTTTCAAATCTTGATGAAGAAAATGCAAAAAAATTACATGAAAAAGCAGAAATAATTGCAGAAAATTTAATCAAATTTTCAAATTCTGTTCCAAAAGACAGCTTTTTCAGCCTAGTTAGATTACTAAGTGAGCTTTCAAATGAGAATGGTTATAAAGGAAAGTTGTGTGATAAAATACTTGAAAAAATATCATATTAAAAAAACTCCCTTCAACACTGAAGGGAGTTATTCTAGTGTATAAAATCTCTCCTGAGGTGTTACAATTTCCGTAATCCTTACTCCAAAATTTTCATCAATTACTACAACTTCGCCACGGGCAATTAGTTTACCATTTACAATAATATCAACTGGCTCTCCAGTAAGCTTATCCAATTCAATTAGAGAACCTACTGATAATTCCATAACTTGCTTTAAAGTAAGTTTTGTCTTTCCAAGCTCAACTACAACATTAAGTGGAATATCAAGAAGTGCCTGTATTCTATCAGGTATTTCTCCTGTTGATTTTACAGTTCCGCCACTTTCAAAAGATTGAAATTGCACTGGAGATACCGAAACAGGATTTTTCTCTACATTTTTTGTAGTTGTAGCAGAATGCTCGGCATAATTTTGAGTAGAAACAGGTGAAGAAGTTCCTGCTGCACTCGATTCTACCTTTTCTTGTTTTTCGCTTTCAAAAATCATACTATACAATTTTTTAACAAACTCTGGAGGCATTGCTAAAAAGAAATCAGCTGGCTCTAAACCTTCTATTACAAGCTTAAAATTAACCTTCGCTACAACCGCATCATCACTAGTTGCAATAGGTGGGAAATTAACGTTGTCACCATCAAAATCAATCAATTCAACAGTTGGTGGAGTAATATCCACAGGCTTTTTTAACATGTCAGAAAGGGAAGTTGCTGCAGCTCCCATCATCTGATTCATAGCTTCTGAGACAGCACTTAATGAGATTTCATCAACTTCTTCATTTTCAACTTCTCCCGTTCCACCCATCATTATGTTAGCTATTTGTGCAACCAACATTTGCGGAATAATAAGAGCATTTAGACCCTCTATTGCACCTTTAAAATGTATGGAAACTACTGCATTTTTTCCTGTAACTTCTTTTTTTATTTCTGAAATTTTTTTCAAATCAACTGTGGGAACAGTAATATCAACTTTCCTCCCAAGCAAAGTTGAAAGCGCAGTAGTTCCACTCCCCATTATAATATTCCCTATTTCACCAAACATATCTTTTTCTATCTCAGTTAAATCTTCATCTTCATTTAATTGATTAAGTAATGAATCTAATTCCTCCTGGGATAAAAATTGTTCATCACCCATCATTTTATCTCCTCCTCATCGAGAACCTCAACAATCTTTACCGCATATTTTCCTTTAAATACTCCTGGGACACCTAAAAATTTATCTTTACCATTTAATTTAATTTTTAAAGGATCTTCTTTAAAAGTATCTAATCTTATAACATCTCCAACCTCTAAGTTCAGTATATCCCAGAGTGTTAAATTAGTCTCACCAACAGCTACCGAAAGTTCAACAATTGTTCTTGCTAAATTTTCACGTAATGCTTTCATGTCTTCTTCAGAAACTATTTTTTGCTTGGTCTTAAACCAACTTTGAGTAGTTAATTTTTCACCAATAGGTTCAATCAAAGATGATGGCCAACAAATATTAATATATCCCTCAATATTTTCTATTTTTAACAACAATGTAATTACAAGAACCATTTCATTTGAAGCAACAATTTGAACAAATTGTGGATTTGTTTCAATTGCTTCAATAACTGGTGTAAAAGAATAAACGGTACTCCATGCTTGTGCCAAGTTAGTTAAAATATTTACTACTTCTTTTCTCATTACTTCAATTTCAGTATCTGTTGGAGGCCTGTTAATTTCCACATTCATACCAGGTCCTCCCAGCAATATTTCTAATACCCCAAAAAATATTTCTAAATCTATATCCAAAATTGCACTTCCAACAAATTCTTTGGCAGAAAAAACTGCTATATATGAAGGATTGCGAATTGACTTTACAAATTCATCATAAGTCATCTGATCAAGACCGACCAAATCAACTGCTACAAAGCTACGAAGACGCCCTGAAAAATAAGTTGAAAGGCTCCTTGCAAAATTTTCATGGAGCATTTGTAAAGTTCTCTCTTGCTCCTTTGAAAATTTTCTAGGCCTTAAAAAATCATATGTTCTTACTTTTTTTTCTTCCTCTTCTTTTTTTACTTCTTCAATTGATACTTCCCCTTGATTAACCGCTTGCAGTAATCGATCTATTTCTTCTTGGCTCAAAACATCAGACATTTTATCACCTCAATTATTGAACGGAACTAACGGCCTTTATATACAAATATACATCAATTACCCCTTCCTTTTCTTTTTCACCAACAAAGCCGGTAATTTCGTTAACAGCGTTTTTAATTTGCTTTTTTAAAAGTTCAATCCCAGCTGGAGTATTTATCTCTGTTCTTTCTTTACTCAAAAATATCAACATTAATGCATCCATAATTTCATCATTTTTTTCAGCAATTAAACTTCTACATTGGTCGCTTCCAACTTTAAAAGATAAAGAATCTATTACAGCAACCTCTTTACCACCTTTTAACATAAATGTCTGATAGGTTCCTGGTTGAATAACTACTGCTTTTATTGGAACTGCTGTCGTAGTGGTCGTAGTAGTTGTTTTCTCAGTTTGGACTTGAGTATTATTACCCAAAAACATTACCACTGCAACACTAACAACTAATGAAATCACAAGCGGTATCAAAATAGGTCCTAATAACCCCATTATTCCTTTCTTTTTTTTAGGTTGTTGTCCTTCTTGGATTTCTTCTTCTGGCATTAAAATCCCTCCTATTTTGCAAGTTCACGTTTAATTAAAATATCAATTCTTCTATACTTCTCTCTTAATTGTCTTATCTTATTATCTGTTTCTTCAGTTTTTTGTGCTACAAAATTATTCCATTCTTCTCTTGTTATTTCACCAGCAACTAATTTTTTTCTCATCTCTTCAAGTTCAAATTCGTACAAATTTCTTAATGCTTTTATTTCCTT is from Thermosipho africanus Ob7 and encodes:
- a CDS encoding CBS domain-containing protein; amino-acid sequence: MNVKKWVLQHFPTVKKDEEIGNALRKMREFSCDYCIVLDENDKFEGVVYKSSIRDSELDEKIDMYVTFPDFYVVEDSNVEEAALMLIENKDQVLPVVNNNAEVIGVLTVQEVLEAFIELSAMDEQGTRIILELEDKPGELKRVIDVLANNKMNILSILTLKDDNKRQVSIKIQCEDPESVANLLEIYNIKYISIIEEEGF
- a CDS encoding AAA family ATPase; translation: MTLLEAKTLARKIMESGEIPLLVGHFGVGKTDIIREIAREKNRELIILVLSQMEPGDLIGLPSRQDDKTVFLEPDWWPKNNQTILFLDEINRSHRSIRNAIMQLLVDKRIHNHILPEGTWIVASMNPPDEEYDQVDLITDPAFLSRFFILEITPDLEEWLNWAQKNDIPNEIIKFIEKNPEFLYSPNHISLKTTIKPSPRSWHKLGNVFKKLSDEEKKIFGYQLASGILGPEAAKIFTENLFLNIPTANQLLLEGVIPDKLELHEANSIILRIIDFFSNLDEENAKKLHEKAEIIAENLIKFSNSVPKDSFFSLVRLLSELSNENGYKGKLCDKILEKISY
- the fliM gene encoding flagellar motor switch protein FliM → MSDVLSQEEIDRLLQAVNQGEVSIEEVKKEEEEKKVRTYDFLRPRKFSKEQERTLQMLHENFARSLSTYFSGRLRSFVAVDLVGLDQMTYDEFVKSIRNPSYIAVFSAKEFVGSAILDIDLEIFFGVLEILLGGPGMNVEINRPPTDTEIEVMRKEVVNILTNLAQAWSTVYSFTPVIEAIETNPQFVQIVASNEMVLVITLLLKIENIEGYINICWPSSLIEPIGEKLTTQSWFKTKQKIVSEEDMKALRENLARTIVELSVAVGETNLTLWDILNLEVGDVIRLDTFKEDPLKIKLNGKDKFLGVPGVFKGKYAVKIVEVLDEEEIK
- the fliY gene encoding flagellar motor switch phosphatase FliY → MGDEQFLSQEELDSLLNQLNEDEDLTEIEKDMFGEIGNIIMGSGTTALSTLLGRKVDITVPTVDLKKISEIKKEVTGKNAVVSIHFKGAIEGLNALIIPQMLVAQIANIMMGGTGEVENEEVDEISLSAVSEAMNQMMGAAATSLSDMLKKPVDITPPTVELIDFDGDNVNFPPIATSDDAVVAKVNFKLVIEGLEPADFFLAMPPEFVKKLYSMIFESEKQEKVESSAAGTSSPVSTQNYAEHSATTTKNVEKNPVSVSPVQFQSFESGGTVKSTGEIPDRIQALLDIPLNVVVELGKTKLTLKQVMELSVGSLIELDKLTGEPVDIIVNGKLIARGEVVVIDENFGVRITEIVTPQERFYTLE
- a CDS encoding segregation and condensation protein A, translating into MELVFKFQEFEGPLDLIIYLVKKKKLSIRDIPLSQLADEFYEYLQQMKNLNLNITSEFIVTASYLMELKSKSLLPRSSEDESFKISKEKFYSQVEQYAALKDLVEKVKNSENLNIEKMPVSVKTVFPKINEKKLKDIIKNAIKEVELKQKVYKIKKEEITIETIMSKVLNSNINKNLYEILKNLNSKYEIIMYFLAILELIKLKKITLDEEFYIRSV
- the scpB gene encoding SMC-Scp complex subunit ScpB → MEKEKIALIEAIIFASKGISIQKLSELTNIDQDEINKIIKHLYSKYNNNSESGIELKNIDGYLKFYTKKQYSSYIEKVVKRRSLSTLTNQQLEIVILLATKKEATKKEIDGIRGKDSTNILKQLLYSGVIKRKKSGRSYIYGLTETFKEETLIEELIEELGGAQLDTFRSKNSSPQNNGKR
- a CDS encoding flagellar basal body-associated FliL family protein is translated as MPEEEIQEGQQPKKKKGIMGLLGPILIPLVISLVVSVAVVMFLGNNTQVQTEKTTTTTTTTAVPIKAVVIQPGTYQTFMLKGGKEVAVIDSLSFKVGSDQCRSLIAEKNDEIMDALMLIFLSKERTEINTPAGIELLKKQIKNAVNEITGFVGEKEKEGVIDVYLYIKAVSSVQ